A single Pseudomonas brassicacearum DNA region contains:
- a CDS encoding DUF1631 domain-containing protein, with protein MHNDGNVVPLHKVATDQANPSPLARLPVILLQVRDKAAQQLRQGLQGLFDNADDTLFEMADRARDDVEQNLYFEAMRDLRLKRKSIEREFIEQFFETFVSLAQYDLTHATLAPNLAPESPIQRSQDELERHLAVEAMVTRVLRRDGVSLEQLTARLGVLLARPLANQHNPLSPALLCEKFLQAGRNLGVEIKVKLILLKLFERYVLSDCDQLYTEANQLLAATGILPELKVTLARRASDRSEDSPRPNAEVAAKPSDDEVDDSVQEVFAALQKLLMQVRGTVAPTLEPSVPPQPISTRDLLRLLSHLQQYVPAPTAHDEFDLRSQLEQLLTRVSVRSGKSRVVEGADEDVINLISMMFEFILDDHNLPDSFKALIGRLQIPMLKVAVQDKSFFSRGNHPARRLLNEIAAAAMGWGDCDDHQRDSLYLRIDQVVQRLLNDFVDDPAIFSELLADFLAFTSDERRRSELLEQRIRDAEEGRAKAELARQRVEGALNQVMLGKVLPQAVVEFVQHAWSQVLLLTCFKHGKYSAEWQADVLTLEQLIWSVQPHDEPDAGLRLLAMVPELLKALRDGLSRSAFDPFATSEFFSELEALHVQALERMGQATEQAQSFTSPVMVEVLERIVLRPPQKTAGESVAVHLPADDVGLLQVDQLHLGSWVEFQEDDDNTLRCKLAAIIEATGKYVFVNRTGLKVLEHSRTSLALEFRRGAARLLDDTLLFDRALESVLGNLRQLNRGK; from the coding sequence ATGCACAACGACGGGAATGTAGTGCCTTTGCACAAGGTCGCTACCGATCAGGCGAATCCTTCGCCGCTCGCCCGCCTGCCTGTGATTCTGCTTCAGGTTCGCGACAAGGCCGCCCAGCAGTTGCGCCAGGGCTTGCAGGGGCTGTTCGATAACGCCGACGACACTTTGTTTGAAATGGCCGACCGGGCGCGCGATGACGTCGAGCAGAACCTCTACTTCGAGGCCATGCGGGACCTGCGCCTGAAGCGCAAAAGCATCGAGCGTGAATTTATCGAGCAGTTTTTCGAGACCTTCGTCAGCCTCGCCCAGTACGACCTGACCCACGCCACCCTGGCGCCGAACCTGGCGCCAGAGAGTCCAATCCAGCGCTCCCAGGACGAGCTGGAGCGGCATCTGGCGGTCGAGGCGATGGTCACCCGGGTGCTCAGGCGCGATGGCGTGTCGCTGGAGCAACTCACAGCCCGGCTCGGTGTGCTGCTGGCCCGACCGCTGGCCAATCAGCACAATCCCCTGAGCCCGGCACTGCTGTGCGAGAAGTTCCTGCAGGCCGGGCGCAACCTGGGCGTGGAAATCAAGGTCAAGCTGATCCTGCTCAAGCTGTTCGAGCGTTATGTGCTCAGCGATTGCGACCAACTCTATACCGAGGCCAACCAGTTGCTGGCCGCCACAGGTATCCTGCCAGAGCTCAAGGTTACGCTGGCGCGCCGGGCGTCGGATCGCTCCGAGGATAGCCCCAGGCCCAACGCCGAGGTGGCTGCCAAGCCCAGCGATGACGAGGTCGATGACAGCGTGCAGGAAGTGTTCGCCGCCTTGCAGAAACTGTTGATGCAGGTGCGTGGCACTGTCGCGCCGACCCTGGAGCCCAGCGTGCCGCCCCAGCCGATTTCTACCCGTGACCTGCTGCGGTTGCTCTCTCATTTGCAGCAATACGTGCCGGCGCCAACCGCTCACGACGAGTTCGATTTGCGTAGCCAGCTCGAGCAACTGTTGACCCGGGTCAGCGTCAGGAGTGGCAAGTCTCGCGTGGTCGAAGGCGCCGATGAAGACGTGATCAACCTGATCTCGATGATGTTCGAATTCATCCTCGACGATCACAACTTGCCAGACTCTTTCAAGGCCCTGATTGGCCGCCTGCAGATCCCGATGCTCAAGGTCGCGGTGCAGGACAAGAGTTTTTTCAGCCGTGGCAATCATCCGGCCCGGCGACTGCTTAACGAAATTGCGGCCGCGGCCATGGGCTGGGGCGATTGCGACGATCATCAGCGCGACAGCCTCTACCTGCGCATCGACCAGGTGGTGCAGCGCTTATTGAACGATTTTGTCGATGACCCGGCGATTTTCTCCGAGCTGCTGGCCGACTTCCTGGCCTTCACCAGTGACGAGCGCCGCCGCAGTGAGCTGCTCGAACAGCGTATCCGCGATGCCGAAGAGGGCCGGGCCAAGGCCGAGCTGGCGCGCCAGCGCGTCGAAGGGGCGCTGAACCAGGTGATGTTGGGCAAGGTCTTGCCGCAAGCGGTGGTGGAGTTCGTGCAACACGCCTGGAGCCAAGTGTTGCTGCTGACGTGCTTCAAGCATGGCAAGTATTCCGCCGAGTGGCAGGCCGACGTCTTGACCCTGGAGCAATTGATCTGGAGCGTCCAGCCTCACGACGAACCCGATGCCGGCCTGCGTTTGCTGGCGATGGTGCCCGAACTGCTCAAGGCCTTGCGTGACGGCTTGAGTCGCTCGGCGTTCGATCCGTTTGCCACCAGCGAGTTTTTCAGTGAGCTGGAAGCCCTGCATGTGCAGGCGCTCGAGCGCATGGGTCAAGCGACGGAACAGGCCCAGTCGTTCACGTCACCGGTCATGGTCGAGGTGCTGGAAAGAATCGTCTTGCGTCCCCCTCAAAAAACGGCGGGGGAGAGCGTAGCGGTGCATTTGCCGGCCGACGACGTGGGCCTGCTCCAGGTCGACCAGTTGCACCTGGGGAGCTGGGTCGAATTCCAGGAGGACGACGACAACACCCTGCGTTGCAAGCTGGCGGCGATCATCGAGGCCACTGGCAAATACGTATTCGTCAATCGCACCGGCCTCAAGGTGCTGGAGCACAGCCGTACCAGCCTGGCCCTGGAGTTTCGCCGGGGAGCGGCGCGGCTGTTGGACGACACCCTGTTGTTCGATCGCGCGCTGGAGTCGGTGCTGGGCAATCTGCGCCAGCTCAATCGCGGCAAGTGA
- the cra gene encoding catabolite repressor/activator codes for MKLSDIAQLAGVSVTTASYVINGKAEQQRISSATVERVRAVVQEHGFTPNPQAAGLRSRHTRTLGFILPDLENPSYARIAKLLEQGARARGYQLLIASSDDAPDSERQLLQLFRARRCDALIVASCLPTGDDSYQQLQAKGIPIIAIDRVMDPARFCSVISDDRQASLQLTRSLLQTHPRQIALISARPELSISQERTAGFREALAGFEGQVLIEHGESFSRECGRQLMDEMLARLGHLPDALITTSYVLLQGVFDALHDFPLKSRPLRLGTFGDTQLLDFLPLPVNAMSQQHQLIAEKALELALAAIENDDYQPGVQAIARTFKQRIHQG; via the coding sequence TTGAAACTCAGTGATATTGCCCAACTGGCCGGTGTGTCCGTGACCACCGCCAGTTACGTCATCAACGGCAAGGCCGAACAACAACGCATCAGCAGCGCCACCGTCGAACGGGTGCGGGCGGTGGTCCAGGAACACGGCTTCACGCCCAATCCCCAGGCCGCCGGGCTGCGCAGCCGACACACCCGCACCCTGGGCTTCATCCTGCCAGACCTGGAAAACCCCAGTTACGCACGCATCGCCAAGTTGCTGGAACAAGGCGCACGGGCCCGAGGCTACCAGTTGCTGATCGCCAGTTCCGACGACGCCCCCGACAGCGAACGGCAACTGTTGCAGTTGTTCCGTGCCCGCCGCTGCGATGCGCTGATCGTCGCCAGTTGCCTGCCGACCGGCGACGACAGTTACCAGCAACTGCAGGCCAAGGGCATTCCGATCATCGCCATCGACCGGGTCATGGACCCTGCGCGGTTCTGCTCGGTGATCAGCGACGACCGCCAGGCCAGCCTGCAACTGACGCGCAGCCTGCTGCAAACCCACCCTCGGCAAATCGCGCTGATCAGCGCTCGTCCCGAGTTGAGTATCAGCCAGGAACGCACCGCAGGTTTTCGCGAAGCACTGGCCGGGTTCGAGGGCCAGGTGCTGATCGAGCATGGTGAGTCGTTCAGCCGTGAATGCGGCCGCCAGTTGATGGATGAAATGCTCGCACGCCTGGGGCATCTGCCCGATGCGCTGATCACCACGTCCTATGTGCTGCTGCAAGGGGTGTTCGACGCCCTTCACGATTTCCCGCTCAAGTCGCGGCCGTTGCGCCTGGGCACGTTTGGTGACACGCAGTTGCTGGATTTCCTGCCGCTACCGGTCAATGCCATGTCCCAACAGCACCAACTGATCGCCGAAAAAGCCTTGGAACTGGCCCTGGCGGCCATCGAAAACGATGACTACCAGCCAGGCGTGCAGGCCATCGCGCGGACGTTCAAGCAGCGTATTCACCAGGGCTGA
- the ampD gene encoding 1,6-anhydro-N-acetylmuramyl-L-alanine amidase AmpD produces the protein MQLDSASGWCEGVRHCPSPNFNARPEGEISLLVIHNISLPPAQFATGKVQEFFQNRLDVTEHPYFVGIADLRVSAHFLIERDGAVTQFVSCLDRAWHAGVSCFEGRETCNDFSLGIELEGTDDLPFTDAQYAALVDLTRQLQAAFRAITVQRICGHSDIAPGRKTDPGPAFDWVRYRAALTEGEGQ, from the coding sequence ATGCAGTTGGACTCCGCGAGCGGTTGGTGCGAAGGGGTGCGTCATTGCCCATCGCCCAACTTCAATGCGCGCCCCGAAGGCGAAATCTCCCTGCTGGTGATCCACAACATCAGCTTGCCACCGGCACAATTCGCCACGGGCAAGGTGCAGGAATTCTTCCAGAATCGTCTGGATGTCACGGAGCATCCCTACTTTGTCGGTATCGCCGACCTGCGCGTTTCTGCGCATTTTCTGATCGAGCGTGACGGCGCTGTGACCCAGTTTGTCTCTTGTCTGGATCGCGCGTGGCATGCGGGTGTCTCGTGCTTCGAGGGGCGTGAAACCTGTAACGATTTTTCCTTGGGCATCGAGCTTGAGGGCACGGATGATCTGCCGTTCACCGATGCGCAATATGCCGCATTGGTGGACCTGACCCGGCAGTTGCAAGCGGCGTTCAGGGCGATCACAGTGCAGCGTATCTGCGGGCACAGCGACATCGCACCGGGGCGCAAGACCGATCCGGGACCGGCATTCGACTGGGTGCGCTATCGCGCGGCCCTGACAGAAGGGGAAGGACAATGA
- the pfkB gene encoding 1-phosphofructokinase: MAKILTLTLNPALDLTVELARLEPGQVNRSDAMHAHAAGKGVNVAQVLADLGHTLTVSGFLGEDNAQVFETLFAQRGFVDAFIRVPGETRSNIKLAEQDGRITDLNGPGPVVDEAAQQALLARLEQIAPGHDVVVVAGSLPRGVSPQWLQALIMRLKTLGLNVALDTSGEALRVALAAGPWLIKPNTEELADALGCEVVSELAQAQAAQRLHAQGVEHVVISHGADGVNWFSVGTALHASPPKVSVASTVGAGDSLLAGMLHGLLSADTPEQTLRTATAIAAMAVTQIGFGIHDTALLASLEQGVRVRPLTEQ; this comes from the coding sequence ATGGCGAAGATTCTTACCCTGACCCTCAACCCGGCGCTCGACCTCACGGTAGAGTTGGCGCGCCTGGAGCCGGGCCAGGTCAACCGCAGCGACGCCATGCACGCCCACGCCGCCGGCAAGGGCGTGAACGTGGCCCAAGTGTTGGCCGATCTCGGCCATACGCTGACGGTCAGTGGTTTTCTGGGCGAAGACAATGCCCAGGTGTTTGAGACGCTGTTTGCCCAGCGTGGTTTTGTCGACGCCTTTATCCGTGTTCCCGGCGAAACCCGCAGCAATATCAAACTGGCCGAGCAGGATGGGCGCATCACTGACCTCAACGGCCCGGGCCCGGTGGTTGATGAAGCCGCACAGCAGGCCTTGCTGGCGCGCCTTGAGCAAATCGCCCCCGGTCACGACGTGGTCGTGGTCGCGGGTAGCTTGCCTCGGGGCGTCAGCCCGCAGTGGTTGCAGGCCTTGATCATGCGCTTGAAAACACTCGGCCTGAACGTGGCCCTGGACACCAGTGGCGAAGCCTTGCGCGTCGCCCTGGCGGCGGGGCCGTGGCTGATCAAGCCGAACACCGAGGAGCTGGCCGACGCGCTGGGTTGCGAGGTGGTGAGCGAATTGGCCCAGGCGCAAGCGGCGCAGCGCCTGCATGCCCAGGGCGTCGAACATGTGGTGATTTCCCACGGTGCCGATGGCGTGAACTGGTTCAGTGTCGGTACGGCGCTGCATGCTTCGCCACCCAAGGTCAGCGTCGCCAGCACCGTGGGTGCCGGGGATTCGCTGCTGGCGGGCATGCTGCACGGCTTGCTCAGCGCCGACACCCCGGAGCAGACGCTGCGCACCGCCACGGCCATCGCCGCCATGGCGGTCACGCAGATCGGTTTTGGCATCCACGACACCGCGTTGCTGGCGTCGCTTGAACAGGGCGTGCGCGTGCGCCCCCTGACAGAACAATAA
- a CDS encoding methyl-accepting chemotaxis protein yields MSATAQEVARSAAAAVSSAHSVNDETLSGRGLVESQQGSIARLASEIDQSVQVINQLATDSQAISRVLDVIKSIAEQTNLLALNAAIEAARAGEQGRGFAVVADEVRTLAKRTQQSTEEIEAMISRLHGGVGAAVKAMGTSHEMASGTVGQSEKVQQALENILGAVGMIVDQNQQIAAAVEQQTAVAHDIDQNIVEINRAGERTAEGAHQTEDASRELSAQVVVLKQLINAFRV; encoded by the coding sequence ATGTCGGCCACGGCCCAGGAGGTTGCCCGCAGTGCCGCCGCCGCCGTGAGCAGTGCCCACAGCGTGAACGACGAAACCCTCAGCGGGCGCGGGCTGGTGGAATCCCAGCAGGGCAGCATCGCCCGCCTGGCCAGCGAGATCGATCAGTCAGTGCAGGTGATCAATCAACTGGCGACCGACAGCCAGGCCATCAGTCGCGTGCTGGATGTGATCAAGAGCATCGCCGAGCAGACCAACCTGCTGGCCCTCAATGCCGCCATCGAAGCGGCCCGGGCCGGTGAGCAGGGGCGCGGCTTTGCGGTGGTGGCCGATGAAGTGCGGACCCTGGCCAAGCGGACCCAGCAATCGACCGAAGAAATCGAAGCGATGATCAGCCGCTTGCACGGCGGTGTCGGCGCCGCGGTCAAGGCGATGGGCACCAGTCATGAGATGGCCAGCGGCACGGTCGGTCAATCGGAAAAGGTCCAGCAGGCCTTGGAAAACATTCTTGGCGCGGTGGGCATGATCGTCGACCAAAACCAACAGATTGCCGCAGCGGTAGAGCAGCAGACGGCCGTGGCCCATGACATCGACCAGAACATCGTCGAGATCAACCGCGCCGGCGAACGCACCGCCGAAGGTGCCCACCAGACCGAAGACGCCAGCCGCGAACTGTCCGCCCAGGTGGTGGTGCTCAAGCAGTTGATCAATGCGTTTCGGGTGTAG
- the nadC gene encoding carboxylating nicotinate-nucleotide diphosphorylase has product MPNLRLADLTAEIEANVRRALLEDIGSGDITAQLIPAERLAKATIITRDAAVISGTAWVDAVFRQLDPRVAVHWQVADGERVKPDQALFHLEGPARSLLTGERSALNFLQMLSGVATRARYLADFVTGTQVKLLDTRKTLPGLRLAQKYAVTCGGCHNHRIGLYDAFLIKENHIAACGGIAQAIAAAHKIAPGKPVEIEVESLAELKEALAANADIIMLDELSLDDMREAVRLNGGKAKLEASGGINESTLRPIAETGVDYISIGAMTKDVKAVDLSMRLSL; this is encoded by the coding sequence ATGCCGAATCTACGCCTCGCCGATCTGACCGCCGAAATCGAAGCCAACGTGCGCCGTGCGTTGCTTGAAGACATCGGCAGCGGCGACATCACTGCGCAACTGATCCCCGCTGAACGCCTGGCCAAGGCCACCATCATCACCCGCGACGCGGCAGTCATCAGTGGCACGGCCTGGGTCGATGCCGTATTCCGGCAACTGGACCCGCGTGTCGCGGTGCATTGGCAAGTAGCCGACGGCGAACGGGTCAAACCCGATCAAGCGCTGTTCCACCTGGAAGGTCCGGCCCGCTCGCTGCTGACCGGCGAACGCAGCGCGCTGAACTTCCTGCAAATGCTTTCCGGCGTTGCCACGCGGGCTCGTTACCTGGCCGACTTTGTCACCGGTACCCAGGTCAAGCTTCTGGACACTCGCAAGACCCTGCCCGGGCTGCGTCTGGCCCAGAAGTACGCGGTCACCTGCGGTGGCTGCCACAACCACCGCATCGGCCTGTACGATGCCTTCCTGATCAAGGAAAACCACATCGCCGCCTGCGGCGGGATCGCCCAGGCCATCGCTGCCGCCCACAAGATCGCTCCGGGCAAACCGGTGGAAATCGAAGTCGAAAGCCTGGCGGAATTGAAAGAAGCGCTGGCGGCCAACGCCGACATCATCATGCTCGACGAGTTGAGCCTGGACGACATGCGTGAAGCCGTACGTCTCAATGGCGGCAAGGCGAAACTGGAAGCCAGCGGCGGGATCAACGAAAGCACGTTGCGCCCGATTGCCGAGACAGGGGTGGACTACATCTCGATCGGCGCAAT
- the ptsP gene encoding phosphoenolpyruvate--protein phosphotransferase — protein MLELTLEQISMAQTAVDKDAALQLLADKLVADGLVAEGYLAGLQAREAQGSTFLGQGIAIPHGTPQTRDLVYSTGVRLLQFPEGVDWGDGQIVYLAIGIAAKSDEHLRLLQLLTRALGETDLGQALRRASSAEALLKLLQGAPQELALDAQMIGLGVSADDFEELVWRGARLLRQADCVSNGFAGVLQQVDALPLGDGLWWLHSEQTVKRPGLAFVTPDKPIRYLGQPLSGLFCLASLGEAHQALLERLCALLIEGRGHELGRATSSRKVLEVLGGELPADWPSARIGLANAHGLHARPAKILAQLAKSFEGEIRVRIVDGQDSAVSAKSLSKLLSLGARRGQVLEFIAEPSIAADALPALLAAIEEGLGEDVEPLPPPSAPRETVMAEVATVVLAPESGSLIQAVAAAPGIAIGPAHIQVLQAIDYPLRGESAAIERERLQNALNQVRRDIQGLIERAKAKAIREIFITHQEMLDDPELSDEVDTRLKLGESAQAAWMGVVEAAAKEQEALQDALLAERAADLRDVGRRVLAQLCGVETPNEPDQPYILVMDEVGPSDVARLDPTRVAGILTARGGATAHSAIVARALGIPALVGAGTAVLLLAPGTSLLLDGQRGRLHVDPDAATLQRAAEERDTREQRLKVAAQQRHEPAQTREGHAVEVFANIGESAGVASAVEQGAEGIGLLRTELIFMAHNEAPDEATQEAEYRKVLDGLAGRPLVVRTLDVGGDKPLPYWPIAKEENPFLGVRGIRLTLQRPQVMEAQLRALLRSADNRPLRIMFPMVGSVDEWRQARDMTERLRQEIPVADLQLGIMIEVPSAALLAPVLAKEVDFFSVGTNDLTQYTLAIDRGHPTLSAQADGLHPAVLQLIDITVRAAHAHGKWVGVCGELAADPLAVPVLVGLGVDELSVSARSIAEVKARVRELSLAQVQTLAQEALAVGSADDVRALVEAL, from the coding sequence ATGCTCGAGCTCACTCTAGAGCAGATATCCATGGCTCAGACGGCTGTGGATAAAGACGCTGCACTGCAACTGCTCGCCGACAAACTGGTGGCCGATGGCTTGGTGGCTGAGGGGTACCTCGCCGGCTTGCAGGCTCGTGAAGCCCAGGGCTCGACCTTTCTTGGCCAAGGTATTGCCATTCCCCACGGCACCCCGCAGACCCGCGACCTGGTTTATTCGACCGGTGTGCGCCTGCTGCAATTCCCGGAGGGCGTGGACTGGGGCGATGGTCAGATCGTCTACCTGGCGATCGGTATCGCGGCCAAGTCCGACGAACACCTGCGCCTGCTGCAACTGCTGACCCGCGCCCTCGGCGAGACTGACCTGGGCCAGGCCCTGCGCCGTGCCAGTTCCGCCGAAGCCTTGCTGAAGCTGCTGCAAGGCGCGCCGCAGGAACTGGCCCTGGATGCCCAGATGATCGGTCTGGGTGTGTCGGCGGACGATTTTGAAGAGCTGGTATGGCGTGGCGCCCGCTTGCTGCGCCAGGCCGATTGCGTGAGCAATGGCTTTGCCGGGGTGTTGCAGCAAGTCGATGCGCTGCCCCTGGGCGATGGCTTGTGGTGGCTGCACAGTGAACAGACCGTCAAGCGTCCGGGCCTGGCGTTCGTCACGCCGGACAAGCCCATCCGTTACCTGGGTCAACCGTTGAGCGGTCTGTTCTGCCTCGCCAGCCTCGGCGAGGCTCACCAGGCTTTGCTGGAAAGGCTCTGCGCCTTGCTGATCGAAGGTCGCGGCCACGAACTGGGTCGCGCCACCAGCAGCCGCAAGGTGCTGGAAGTGCTCGGCGGCGAACTGCCCGCCGATTGGCCCAGCGCGCGCATCGGCCTGGCCAATGCCCATGGCCTGCATGCACGCCCGGCGAAAATCCTCGCTCAGTTGGCGAAAAGCTTCGAAGGCGAGATCCGCGTGCGCATCGTCGACGGCCAGGACAGCGCGGTGTCGGCCAAGAGCCTGAGCAAGCTGTTGAGCCTGGGCGCCCGTCGCGGCCAGGTCCTGGAATTCATCGCCGAGCCGAGCATTGCCGCCGATGCATTGCCGGCACTGCTGGCGGCCATCGAAGAAGGCCTTGGCGAAGACGTCGAACCGCTGCCGCCGCCGAGTGCACCGCGGGAAACGGTAATGGCCGAAGTGGCGACTGTCGTGCTGGCGCCCGAATCCGGCAGCCTGATCCAGGCCGTCGCCGCCGCCCCGGGCATCGCCATCGGCCCGGCCCACATCCAAGTGCTGCAGGCCATTGACTACCCGTTGCGCGGTGAGTCGGCGGCCATCGAGCGCGAGCGCCTGCAAAACGCCTTGAACCAGGTGCGCCGCGATATCCAAGGCCTGATCGAACGCGCCAAGGCCAAGGCCATCCGCGAGATCTTCATCACCCACCAGGAGATGCTCGACGACCCGGAGCTGAGCGACGAAGTCGACACCCGCTTGAAGCTGGGCGAGAGTGCGCAAGCGGCATGGATGGGGGTGGTTGAAGCTGCCGCGAAAGAACAGGAAGCCTTGCAGGACGCCTTGCTGGCCGAACGTGCCGCCGATCTGCGCGACGTCGGCCGTCGTGTGCTGGCGCAACTGTGTGGCGTCGAAACCCCGAACGAACCCGATCAACCCTACATCCTGGTGATGGACGAAGTCGGCCCGTCCGATGTGGCCCGCCTGGACCCGACGCGGGTGGCGGGGATTCTCACCGCCCGTGGCGGCGCCACCGCCCACAGCGCCATCGTTGCCCGGGCCTTGGGCATTCCAGCGCTGGTGGGCGCCGGTACGGCGGTGTTGCTGCTGGCGCCGGGCACGTCCTTGTTGCTGGATGGCCAGCGCGGTCGCCTGCACGTGGACCCTGACGCCGCCACCTTGCAACGGGCTGCCGAGGAACGCGACACCCGCGAGCAGCGCCTCAAGGTCGCTGCCCAGCAGCGCCACGAACCGGCGCAGACCCGTGAGGGTCATGCCGTGGAAGTGTTTGCCAACATCGGCGAAAGCGCCGGTGTCGCCAGTGCGGTGGAGCAGGGCGCCGAGGGCATCGGCCTGTTGCGCACCGAATTGATTTTCATGGCCCACAACGAGGCCCCGGACGAAGCGACCCAGGAAGCCGAATACCGCAAGGTGCTCGACGGCCTGGCCGGTCGACCGCTGGTGGTGCGCACCCTCGATGTGGGCGGCGACAAGCCGCTGCCGTACTGGCCGATCGCGAAAGAAGAAAACCCGTTCCTGGGCGTGCGTGGCATTCGCCTGACCTTGCAGCGTCCGCAGGTCATGGAAGCGCAACTGCGTGCCCTGTTGCGCTCGGCGGACAACCGCCCATTGCGGATCATGTTCCCGATGGTGGGCAGCGTCGATGAATGGCGCCAGGCCCGGGACATGACCGAACGCCTGCGCCAGGAAATTCCCGTGGCGGACCTGCAACTGGGGATCATGATCGAAGTGCCGTCCGCCGCGTTGCTGGCGCCGGTGCTCGCCAAGGAAGTCGACTTCTTCAGCGTCGGCACCAACGACCTGACGCAATACACCCTGGCGATCGACCGTGGTCACCCGACCCTTTCTGCCCAGGCCGATGGCCTGCACCCGGCGGTGCTGCAACTGATCGACATCACCGTGCGCGCCGCCCATGCCCATGGCAAATGGGTCGGCGTGTGCGGCGAACTGGCGGCCGACCCGCTGGCGGTGCCGGTGCTGGTGGGCCTGGGCGTGGACGAACTGAGCGTCTCGGCCCGCAGCATTGCCGAGGTCAAGGCGCGGGTCCGCGAATTGAGCCTGGCGCAAGTACAAACCTTGGCCCAAGAGGCCTTGGCCGTGGGCAGCGCCGATGACGTGCGCGCATTAGTGGAGGCGCTGTAA
- a CDS encoding TatD family hydrolase, translated as MELIDTHTHLDFPDFDADRPALLAESRALGVRQMVVLGVYRDNWQRVWDLVQSDPDLHAALGLHPVYLDQHRPDDVALLREWLSRLAGHRQLCAVGEIGLDYYIPTLDRERQQRLFDAQLQLAVEFELPALIHVRRSHADVIATLKRTGPKRAGIIHAFAGSFEEAREYIKLGFKLGLGGAATWPQALRMHRVLAKLPLDAVVLETDSPDMAPAMFPGQRNTPGHLPAICEALAGIMGISPERLAEASTSNARTLFNW; from the coding sequence ATGGAGTTGATCGATACCCACACCCACCTGGATTTCCCGGACTTCGACGCGGACCGCCCGGCACTGCTGGCCGAAAGCCGCGCCTTGGGCGTGCGGCAAATGGTGGTGCTGGGTGTGTACCGGGACAACTGGCAGCGGGTCTGGGACCTGGTGCAAAGCGACCCGGACCTGCATGCCGCGCTGGGCCTGCACCCGGTGTATCTCGACCAGCATCGCCCCGACGACGTGGCGCTACTGCGCGAGTGGCTGAGCCGCCTGGCCGGGCACCGGCAATTGTGTGCCGTGGGGGAAATCGGCCTGGATTACTACATCCCGACCCTGGACCGCGAACGTCAGCAGAGGCTGTTCGACGCACAACTGCAACTGGCGGTGGAGTTCGAACTGCCAGCACTGATCCACGTGCGCCGCAGCCATGCCGACGTGATCGCGACCCTCAAGCGCACGGGGCCCAAACGCGCAGGGATCATCCACGCCTTCGCCGGCAGTTTTGAAGAGGCCCGCGAGTACATCAAGCTCGGCTTCAAGCTCGGCCTGGGCGGTGCCGCGACCTGGCCCCAGGCCTTGCGCATGCACCGTGTGCTGGCGAAATTGCCGCTGGACGCGGTGGTGCTGGAAACCGACTCCCCGGACATGGCCCCGGCGATGTTCCCCGGCCAACGTAATACGCCGGGGCATTTGCCGGCGATTTGTGAGGCGTTGGCCGGGATCATGGGTATCAGCCCAGAACGATTGGCCGAGGCCAGTACCAGCAACGCCCGAACATTGTTCAACTGGTAA
- the ampE gene encoding regulatory signaling modulator protein AmpE, producing MSFLVLLLAVWIEKFSALRQRVQRDGGWLHELNKLEASPRWINRPWLVLTILVLLPVALLALLLWVLEPVAYGLLALPVHLLVVIYSLGRGDLLAGLGPFRDAWRREDLQAAAHVAKRDLDIEADDGEQLLERVQGHLLWQAYQSFFAVIFWYFLLGPVAALSYRLLALAAEHSQNPGVAERAAQMRHAFDWVPVRLLAASFALVGNFVAVSRVMLHELLNWNISAAALIDKVGLVAGEIPRPVAGPDGINSLDRLWELLLRAAVLWYAGFALWTVLA from the coding sequence ATGAGTTTTCTGGTGTTGCTGCTGGCCGTCTGGATCGAGAAGTTCTCGGCCTTGCGCCAGCGGGTCCAGCGCGACGGCGGTTGGCTGCACGAGCTGAACAAGCTCGAGGCGAGCCCACGTTGGATCAACCGACCCTGGCTGGTGCTGACGATTTTGGTCCTGCTGCCTGTGGCGCTGCTGGCGTTGCTGCTGTGGGTGCTGGAACCGGTGGCCTACGGTCTGTTGGCGCTGCCGGTGCATTTGCTGGTGGTGATTTACAGCCTGGGACGCGGCGATCTGCTGGCCGGCCTCGGGCCGTTTCGCGACGCGTGGCGTCGAGAAGACCTGCAAGCGGCGGCCCACGTGGCCAAGCGCGACCTGGACATTGAAGCCGATGATGGCGAGCAGTTGCTGGAGCGGGTCCAGGGGCATTTGTTGTGGCAGGCCTACCAGAGCTTTTTCGCGGTGATTTTCTGGTACTTCCTGTTGGGCCCGGTCGCGGCCCTGAGTTATCGACTGCTGGCGCTGGCCGCCGAGCACAGCCAGAACCCCGGCGTGGCCGAGCGGGCCGCGCAAATGCGCCATGCCTTCGATTGGGTACCGGTGCGGTTGCTGGCGGCGAGCTTCGCCCTGGTGGGCAATTTCGTCGCGGTGAGCCGGGTCATGCTGCATGAGCTATTGAACTGGAACATCAGCGCCGCCGCTCTCATCGACAAAGTCGGCCTGGTGGCCGGCGAGATCCCCAGGCCCGTCGCCGGACCGGACGGCATCAACAGCCTGGACCGCCTCTGGGAGTTGCTGCTGCGCGCGGCGGTGCTCTGGTATGCCGGGTTTGCGTTGTGGACGGTGTTGGCCTGA